One part of the Terriglobales bacterium genome encodes these proteins:
- a CDS encoding polysaccharide biosynthesis/export family protein, which produces MRRRSTGFVAFLLLCFACLFVSSSLCQTVEPQVPVPGSNNSANAALAPPSSRKLRVGPGDLIEVSVYGVSDYKHDVRVADSGEVSLPLVGVVGVGGKTIEEAQEQIASAMKAGNYFRDPHVMVLIKDYASQGISIMGEVIRPGVYPAMSTRRLYDVVSLAGGFTVKAGKLVTITHRDRPNEPDKVMITNDPARSMDSNVEVYPGDTIVVSKGGVVYVVGDVVRPGGYVMEHSEHMTVLEAVALAQGPNRTAALGKARLIRRAGGKPQEIKVPLKAILAAKADDMELVPDDILVIPGSAAKALAKRSTESILQIATGLAIF; this is translated from the coding sequence ATGCGCCGCCGGTCGACAGGTTTTGTTGCCTTTCTACTTCTGTGTTTTGCCTGCTTATTTGTATCGAGCTCGTTATGTCAAACTGTGGAACCGCAGGTTCCAGTGCCTGGCTCGAACAACAGCGCTAACGCGGCACTCGCCCCGCCATCTTCAAGGAAATTAAGGGTGGGTCCGGGTGATCTCATCGAGGTGAGCGTGTATGGAGTGTCGGATTACAAACACGACGTGCGCGTGGCCGATTCGGGTGAGGTCTCGTTGCCGTTAGTTGGAGTTGTGGGGGTGGGAGGCAAGACGATTGAAGAAGCCCAAGAACAGATTGCAAGTGCCATGAAAGCGGGCAATTACTTCCGTGATCCGCACGTGATGGTACTGATCAAGGATTACGCTTCTCAGGGTATTTCGATCATGGGGGAAGTGATCCGCCCGGGCGTGTATCCGGCGATGAGCACGCGGCGGCTTTACGATGTGGTGTCACTGGCCGGCGGATTCACGGTGAAAGCCGGAAAACTGGTGACGATTACGCATCGCGACAGGCCGAATGAGCCGGACAAGGTGATGATCACAAACGATCCCGCGAGATCGATGGACAGCAACGTTGAGGTTTATCCGGGCGACACGATCGTTGTATCCAAAGGCGGGGTGGTGTATGTGGTGGGCGACGTGGTGAGGCCGGGTGGATACGTAATGGAACACTCGGAGCACATGACCGTGCTTGAAGCAGTGGCGTTGGCGCAAGGTCCCAATCGAACGGCCGCACTCGGCAAAGCGAGATTGATTCGTCGGGCGGGCGGGAAACCGCAGGAAATCAAAGTGCCGCTGAAGGCGATCCTGGCGGCAAAAGCAGACGACATGGAACTCGTGCCGGACGACATTCTGGTGATTCCCGGCAGCGCAGCCAAGGCGCTGGCAAAGCGCAGCACCGAGTCAATTCTGCAAATCGCGACGGGGCTGGCTATCTTTTAG
- a CDS encoding glycosyltransferase, whose product METHLQELCRAISHQADLDVIVANSSTRTVHESDGLIRVHRIGTLVNVASAPVCPEMVKWIRSTPADIIHLHSPNPTAVISYFASQHPAPLVVTHHSDIVRQQWLKYLYEPWLKRLMSRAARIISFSPNYLDSSATLSPYRDKCRVIPHGVDDQRFRDVDPNCVAELRQRYGSKIVLSVGRLVYYKGFEYLVRAIAQTDASLLIIGTGPLHETLQTLARDSRCADRIHLRGEVSDLRPYYHAADIFALPSIARSEAFGIVQLEAMACGTPVINTQLDSGVPFVSKHGVSGLTVPPASVEALSQAITVLLRDRDMHRRLSEGARQRVRECFTLSGMAQQTMELYEEVIAETSARQTRTAAAQA is encoded by the coding sequence ATGGAAACGCATCTCCAGGAGCTTTGCCGGGCAATATCGCACCAAGCCGATCTCGATGTGATCGTCGCAAACTCTTCAACTCGTACCGTCCACGAGTCCGACGGTCTTATCCGTGTTCATCGCATCGGGACCTTGGTGAATGTGGCTTCCGCCCCAGTTTGCCCTGAAATGGTGAAATGGATTCGCAGCACGCCCGCCGATATCATTCACCTGCACTCGCCGAATCCCACCGCCGTCATTTCCTATTTCGCTTCACAGCATCCGGCACCGCTGGTCGTTACACATCATAGTGACATCGTCCGCCAGCAATGGCTCAAATACCTTTATGAGCCTTGGCTCAAGCGTTTGATGTCCCGTGCCGCCCGTATCATTTCCTTCTCGCCAAACTATCTCGATAGCTCTGCAACGCTTTCGCCGTATCGCGACAAATGCCGAGTCATCCCTCATGGGGTCGATGATCAAAGATTTCGCGATGTCGATCCAAACTGCGTCGCAGAACTCCGGCAGCGTTATGGAAGCAAAATCGTTCTCAGCGTCGGGCGGTTGGTCTATTACAAAGGATTTGAATATCTCGTCCGCGCTATCGCCCAGACTGACGCCAGTTTGCTGATCATAGGCACCGGCCCGCTGCATGAGACGTTGCAAACCCTCGCACGAGATTCTCGCTGCGCCGACCGCATTCACCTCCGGGGCGAAGTTTCCGATCTCCGGCCCTACTATCACGCTGCGGACATATTTGCGTTGCCATCCATCGCTCGCAGTGAAGCCTTCGGCATCGTGCAACTCGAAGCCATGGCGTGCGGCACACCAGTAATCAACACGCAACTTGATTCCGGGGTTCCCTTCGTCTCGAAACACGGCGTCAGCGGACTCACGGTCCCCCCGGCCAGTGTCGAGGCTCTTTCGCAGGCAATCACGGTTCTCCTTCGCGACCGCGACATGCATCGCCGTTTGTCGGAAGGCGCCCGCCAAAGAGTCCGGGAGTGTTTCACTCTCTCCGGCATGGCGCAGCAAACTATGGAATTGTATGAGGAAGTTATTGCAGAAACTTCAGCCAGACAAACAAGAACGGCGGCCGCGCAAGCGTAA
- a CDS encoding glycosyltransferase family 1 protein: MQSPAQAISCRPKRVAIVCDFAEENWPSMDLVADMLYQNLSGQHTELAVGLIRPMLRYGATSPGKASRLYGRFVQYARHLRTIRDQFDLFHIVDHSYSQLVHDLPPERTIVTCHDLDTFRCLIEPAREPRSFAYRLMTRRILRGFQMAAHVVCNTVATHDQILRHQLIAANKLTVIHNGVHPDLSPESDAADHALAETIQRPAGVVPELLHVGSTIPRKRIDLLLKIFASVRQQLPSLRLLRVGTPFTIEQQRLMNDLQLTQAIDFIPRLTPSMLAAAYRRASATLQPSEAEGFGLPVIESMACGTPVVASDIPALREIGGANTCFCPAGDIGRWTDAILRTLASPPSHTALREHARHFSWEAHAAKVAQIYERVLAK, encoded by the coding sequence ATGCAATCACCGGCTCAGGCGATATCCTGTCGGCCGAAGCGAGTCGCTATCGTCTGCGATTTTGCGGAAGAGAATTGGCCCAGCATGGACCTGGTCGCGGATATGCTTTACCAGAATCTGTCCGGCCAGCACACCGAGTTAGCAGTAGGGCTAATACGACCTATGCTCCGATACGGTGCCACATCCCCTGGCAAAGCCAGCCGCCTATACGGACGTTTCGTGCAATATGCACGACATCTGCGCACTATTCGCGATCAGTTTGACCTGTTTCACATCGTGGATCACAGCTATTCCCAACTGGTCCACGATCTGCCGCCTGAACGCACGATCGTAACATGTCATGATCTGGACACGTTCCGCTGCCTCATCGAGCCCGCGCGTGAACCGCGCTCTTTCGCATACCGGCTGATGACCCGCCGCATTCTGCGCGGCTTCCAAATGGCAGCGCATGTCGTCTGTAATACAGTCGCTACTCACGATCAGATTCTGCGACACCAACTCATCGCGGCGAACAAATTGACCGTTATACATAACGGTGTCCATCCGGATTTGAGTCCTGAATCGGATGCCGCTGACCATGCGCTTGCCGAGACAATTCAACGGCCAGCCGGAGTAGTTCCCGAACTCCTCCATGTCGGAAGCACCATCCCGCGCAAACGCATTGATCTGCTATTGAAGATATTTGCCTCCGTGCGACAACAACTCCCGTCGCTTCGACTTCTTCGCGTCGGAACCCCGTTCACAATCGAACAACAACGACTCATGAACGATTTGCAGTTGACGCAGGCCATCGATTTCATCCCGCGGCTGACTCCGTCGATGCTCGCGGCCGCCTATCGCCGAGCGTCGGCAACGCTTCAACCGTCGGAAGCCGAAGGATTTGGTTTGCCCGTGATTGAATCAATGGCCTGTGGAACCCCCGTGGTTGCGTCTGACATCCCAGCCCTGCGAGAAATCGGCGGCGCAAACACTTGCTTCTGCCCCGCTGGCGACATTGGCCGCTGGACGGATGCGATCCTGAGAACTCTTGCTTCGCCACCCAGCCATACAGCTCTGCGTGAGCACGCTCGGCACTTCAGTTGGGAAGCGCACGCGGCGAAAGTTGCTCAGATCTACGAGCGGGTGCTCGCAAAATGA
- a CDS encoding class I SAM-dependent methyltransferase: protein MSVPPVATTSSREAYDTWHLKPDIDIEANTPWHSMLKPLLLNEKLSGKRVLEIGCGRGDFSCWLAINTRAHLTAADFSFSGVTRGKELASSLGLDIDWEVTDMQSIAHSDSSFDYVVSCDTIEHVPDPRRGVSELARVLRPGGKLFLTTPNYLNLMGLYRGYMRLKGTPFTETGQPINHLVMLPRTLRWIRHAGLRVLRHESRGMYLPIPGRPWMLVDKLDHPRVITRWLGLHSMVVAGK from the coding sequence ATGAGTGTGCCCCCTGTCGCGACCACCAGTTCCCGCGAAGCGTACGACACATGGCATTTGAAGCCGGACATCGACATCGAGGCCAATACCCCGTGGCATTCGATGCTGAAGCCCCTTCTGCTTAACGAGAAACTCTCCGGCAAGCGCGTCCTTGAAATTGGATGTGGCCGGGGTGACTTCTCCTGCTGGCTCGCCATCAATACTCGCGCCCATTTGACAGCAGCTGACTTCTCCTTCTCGGGTGTAACTAGGGGAAAGGAACTGGCAAGTTCACTCGGGCTGGATATTGATTGGGAAGTCACCGATATGCAGTCGATCGCCCATTCGGACAGCAGTTTTGATTACGTTGTTTCATGCGACACAATCGAGCATGTTCCCGATCCGCGCCGAGGCGTATCGGAACTCGCCCGCGTTCTTCGTCCCGGAGGGAAGCTGTTCCTCACTACCCCCAACTATCTGAACCTCATGGGGCTGTATCGCGGATATATGAGGCTCAAAGGTACACCCTTCACCGAAACCGGACAGCCCATCAACCACCTCGTCATGCTGCCGCGAACTCTGCGTTGGATCCGTCATGCTGGTCTTCGGGTATTGCGTCATGAATCGCGGGGCATGTATCTGCCCATTCCGGGGCGGCCCTGGATGCTCGTCGATAAACTCGATCATCCGCGCGTGATCACAAGATGGTTAGGGCTTCACTCCATGGTGGTTGCAGGCAAATAG
- a CDS encoding glycosyltransferase family 4 protein, whose protein sequence is MKPRLLFIVESGTDVRLIEGLADNFELTVLARKIEGGVEISRQPSTRIWMTVGPAGRLAFARFVFAELVHRRSEIDIVLVQGYSLAALAANIVRQFTSVPVIMLVCSPVEAYYHCRLLHPYGRPYQKREATIVALLARLNALLGERYLVLSEYLSGVVRRYGARTVHTIPIYGVDTRIFEPPLVSKEELKSQLRLPRTGTLIFFSSRVAPEKDSETLLRAVRTLVDEGHDLWLLHRSGGYRQFLADAEKFGVHTRVIATDAVHPHRELPLDYQVCDICVQASREEGLGFSPLEALACETPVIATSVGGLRETVVDGHTGWTYPVGDHHALAARVREVIAKPEEAKRRAREGRTLVVQKFDRRRVFDDFSDLVRRILLTSGKSFTEELPCAASPPIAPLRIVLAIHVRRDEHTAVYRNTCQRAMYFESRGHRCTILTTDDFPWIQKLGHRFTPILFPIALANWFRTRDDEIDVAMFHSYAGWLITFLRRHFNKFKSLKTSIMFHGLEPLYFEQLAREVPLSFRYRLLQGKIVPALLKCSCLEADLLMCLNSQEAQFLVDHRWATRDKTKIVSNPAPDSFFHIHRTYAARATRLLFVGQWLPMKGIRYLLDAFISLHQRYPDLQLCCAGTLASEEEVLKEFPEIVRGSVSVRPRVNPRELLELHEQADIFVLPSLSEGSSVALIEAMSSALPIVTTPVGAAPDLLLDKRDAIFVPVRDARSLSTAIEFLIDKQQNRERLGRAARKAAECLQPSVVWKGHANCLDAIVSGHAHPSAPKYSVATGGAE, encoded by the coding sequence TTGAAGCCCCGGCTACTCTTCATAGTAGAAAGCGGCACTGACGTAAGGCTGATCGAAGGGCTGGCCGACAACTTCGAGCTCACGGTCCTCGCTCGGAAAATTGAGGGTGGTGTGGAGATCAGCCGACAGCCATCCACCAGGATATGGATGACGGTCGGCCCTGCCGGACGGCTTGCCTTCGCCCGCTTTGTTTTCGCGGAATTGGTTCACCGTCGCTCCGAGATCGACATCGTTCTCGTTCAGGGCTACAGTCTTGCGGCTCTCGCGGCGAACATCGTCCGACAGTTCACCTCCGTACCGGTCATCATGCTGGTTTGTTCGCCCGTCGAGGCTTACTACCATTGTCGACTTCTTCACCCGTATGGCCGGCCATATCAGAAGCGGGAGGCCACCATTGTCGCGCTCCTCGCTCGGCTCAACGCGCTGCTTGGCGAAAGGTACCTAGTTCTAAGCGAGTATCTTTCGGGCGTGGTCCGCCGTTACGGTGCTCGCACCGTACACACGATTCCGATCTACGGGGTAGACACCAGAATCTTCGAACCGCCTCTCGTTTCTAAGGAAGAATTGAAGTCGCAACTCCGCCTTCCGAGGACCGGTACGCTGATTTTCTTCTCAAGCAGAGTCGCTCCCGAAAAAGACAGTGAGACGCTCCTGCGAGCCGTTCGCACCCTTGTCGACGAGGGGCACGATCTGTGGCTCTTGCATCGCAGTGGAGGTTATCGTCAGTTTCTGGCGGATGCGGAGAAGTTCGGCGTTCACACTCGCGTTATTGCAACCGATGCCGTTCATCCGCATCGCGAGCTTCCTCTTGATTACCAGGTTTGCGATATCTGTGTGCAAGCAAGCAGAGAAGAAGGCCTCGGCTTTTCGCCACTCGAAGCACTGGCGTGTGAAACCCCTGTCATCGCCACCAGTGTCGGCGGCCTTCGCGAAACCGTTGTCGACGGGCATACCGGATGGACGTATCCGGTCGGCGACCATCACGCACTCGCAGCCAGGGTGCGCGAAGTTATTGCGAAGCCGGAGGAGGCGAAGCGACGCGCGCGCGAAGGTCGCACGCTCGTTGTCCAGAAGTTCGACCGAAGACGCGTTTTTGATGATTTTTCCGACCTCGTGCGACGCATTCTCCTCACGAGTGGCAAGAGTTTCACTGAAGAATTGCCCTGCGCCGCGTCACCGCCCATCGCTCCTTTGCGAATCGTTCTCGCCATCCATGTTCGCCGCGATGAGCACACAGCCGTATATCGCAACACCTGCCAGCGTGCGATGTATTTCGAGAGCCGCGGACACAGGTGCACCATTCTGACCACCGACGACTTTCCTTGGATACAGAAACTGGGCCATCGCTTCACGCCGATTCTCTTCCCGATTGCGCTCGCAAACTGGTTCCGTACACGGGACGATGAGATCGATGTTGCCATGTTCCACAGTTACGCTGGCTGGCTGATCACATTTCTGCGACGCCACTTCAACAAGTTCAAGTCGCTCAAAACCTCCATCATGTTTCACGGACTCGAACCCCTCTACTTCGAGCAACTTGCCCGCGAGGTGCCGCTGTCCTTTCGCTATCGTTTGCTACAGGGCAAGATTGTTCCAGCGCTCCTAAAGTGCTCTTGCCTCGAAGCGGATCTGCTCATGTGCTTGAATTCTCAAGAGGCGCAGTTTCTTGTGGATCACAGGTGGGCAACACGCGACAAAACTAAAATCGTAAGCAATCCTGCGCCCGACAGCTTCTTTCATATTCATCGCACTTACGCGGCTCGTGCCACCCGACTTCTTTTCGTGGGTCAATGGCTGCCCATGAAAGGGATCCGGTACCTCCTGGATGCTTTTATTTCCCTGCACCAGCGTTACCCTGATCTGCAACTTTGCTGTGCCGGCACTCTGGCTTCGGAGGAGGAAGTTCTCAAGGAGTTCCCCGAAATCGTTCGTGGTAGCGTCTCTGTCAGGCCGCGTGTCAACCCACGCGAGTTGCTTGAACTTCACGAACAGGCCGACATTTTTGTCCTGCCGAGTTTGTCGGAAGGCTCGAGCGTGGCGCTAATAGAAGCTATGTCCAGCGCCCTGCCGATTGTCACAACACCAGTCGGCGCTGCACCAGACCTGCTGCTTGATAAACGGGACGCCATCTTCGTGCCCGTCCGTGATGCGCGATCGCTGAGCACTGCCATCGAGTTCTTGATCGACAAGCAACAAAATCGTGAAAGGTTGGGACGCGCGGCCCGCAAAGCAGCGGAATGTTTACAACCATCTGTCGTCTGGAAGGGACACGCGAACTGCCTCGATGCGATCGTCTCTGGCCATGCGCACCCGTCCGCTCCGAAATACTCGGTTGCGACTGGAGGCGCGGAATGA
- a CDS encoding glycosyltransferase family 4 protein, producing the protein MRIAFVNHSRRKVGGAEVYLGAVIPAFARAGHELACLFEDDPDSTHDRISIPDEVPQWCVSASSSTMALASLREWHPDICFVHGLHDPDLEAAVVALGCGALYVHNYYGTCISGNKTVDGSTPGPCQRQFGPQCLLHYFPDHCGGRNPFTMLSRYRLQSRRLELMRRYRALIANSGYMARELSAHGLHSDCVYPFTGSVNAAPPCSHDFATDPLRLMFAGRMHALKGGHLLIDSLPDIQRRLARRLSLTFAGDGPERGSWEKQARTITSEAVAFEFTGWLSAVEVQRRIANSHLLIMPSIWPEPFGLSGLEAGQLGVPTVTFAVGGIPEWLHDGINGHLASLPATSRSLADAVVKSLSDPDHYRQLCTGAFARSAAYSLDAHLAQLLQIFERCTA; encoded by the coding sequence ATGCGCATCGCATTTGTGAATCACAGCCGGCGTAAGGTCGGCGGAGCCGAGGTCTATCTCGGCGCCGTGATTCCCGCATTTGCACGTGCTGGTCACGAACTTGCCTGCTTATTTGAGGACGATCCCGATTCCACTCACGATCGGATTTCGATCCCCGACGAGGTACCCCAATGGTGTGTTTCAGCCTCTTCCTCAACGATGGCGTTAGCGTCGTTGAGAGAATGGCATCCGGATATCTGCTTCGTGCACGGATTACACGACCCGGACCTGGAGGCTGCGGTAGTTGCTCTCGGTTGTGGCGCCCTGTACGTCCATAACTACTACGGTACCTGTATCAGCGGGAACAAAACTGTGGATGGCAGCACGCCTGGTCCTTGTCAACGTCAGTTCGGACCCCAATGCCTGCTCCACTACTTTCCCGATCACTGCGGTGGACGCAACCCTTTCACCATGCTGTCTCGCTATCGCCTTCAGAGTCGTCGTCTTGAACTGATGCGACGTTATCGCGCGCTAATAGCGAACTCCGGATACATGGCGCGAGAGCTGTCAGCTCACGGCTTACATTCCGATTGTGTATACCCGTTCACAGGAAGCGTAAATGCAGCACCACCCTGTTCACATGATTTCGCGACCGACCCGCTTCGACTGATGTTTGCCGGCCGTATGCATGCGCTGAAGGGTGGCCATCTGCTCATCGATTCTCTTCCCGATATTCAACGTCGGCTTGCCAGACGGCTGTCTCTAACTTTCGCTGGCGACGGCCCAGAGCGCGGAAGTTGGGAGAAACAGGCTCGGACAATCACCTCCGAGGCAGTCGCGTTCGAATTCACGGGATGGCTGTCCGCAGTTGAAGTTCAGAGACGGATCGCCAATTCGCACCTGTTGATCATGCCGAGCATCTGGCCGGAACCATTCGGTCTTTCCGGACTCGAAGCCGGACAGCTTGGCGTCCCAACCGTCACCTTCGCCGTGGGCGGCATACCAGAATGGCTTCACGACGGCATCAACGGGCACCTCGCTTCGCTTCCTGCCACATCACGATCGCTTGCGGATGCCGTCGTAAAATCGTTGAGCGACCCCGATCATTACCGTCAACTTTGCACCGGCGCTTTTGCCCGCTCGGCGGCCTATTCGCTCGATGCCCACCTCGCGCAATTACTGCAGATTTTCGAGAGGTGTACCGCTTGA
- a CDS encoding glycosyltransferase family 4 protein, whose product MQTWHIITCEYPPQVGGVSDYTRLLAQHLAKSGEEVHVWAPSCLEVSSEARESTVFIHRTLGDFSRRNFAHTEARLHLEESPRILLQYVPHGYGYRAMNIWLCRWIESLARKSASVDLMVHEPYLDSSGTWKQRLVSQVQRRMIRTLLRSSKRVFISIPGWNRYLQPYAPSHITLEWLPIPATIEQRPVVRSKAAVPRVGHLGTYPAGIRALLEPALKELLQQHPNCELLLMGRNSADFAVRLGASTRIKATGLLRDAEVSQHISSCDLMLQPYPDGLSTRRTSLMNPLSHGIAVVTNSGHLTEDFWPSTGAVCLTTPSNLGAECLRLLSDPNARSNLAERGERLYRSRFDWPLVVSALRSSPESRTADAKY is encoded by the coding sequence ATGCAAACCTGGCACATCATAACGTGCGAATATCCGCCACAGGTCGGGGGCGTCAGCGATTACACCCGCCTGCTCGCCCAACATCTTGCTAAATCAGGCGAAGAAGTCCACGTCTGGGCGCCCTCCTGCCTGGAGGTATCTTCTGAGGCGCGCGAATCGACTGTTTTTATACATCGCACTCTCGGTGATTTCAGCCGCCGAAACTTCGCTCACACAGAAGCTCGACTCCACCTTGAAGAATCGCCACGCATCCTTCTCCAATACGTGCCACATGGCTACGGCTACCGCGCCATGAACATCTGGCTATGCCGCTGGATAGAATCTCTGGCCCGAAAGAGTGCCTCAGTTGACTTGATGGTCCACGAGCCCTACCTCGATTCGTCCGGAACCTGGAAACAACGCCTTGTCTCGCAAGTTCAGCGCCGCATGATTCGCACCCTGCTCCGCTCGTCGAAGCGGGTCTTCATTTCGATTCCCGGCTGGAACCGCTACCTACAACCCTATGCTCCAAGCCACATCACGCTCGAGTGGCTGCCGATACCGGCCACAATCGAACAAAGACCCGTCGTTCGAAGCAAGGCGGCGGTTCCTCGTGTCGGCCATTTGGGAACGTACCCCGCCGGAATACGCGCTCTCCTCGAACCCGCACTCAAGGAACTCTTGCAGCAACATCCCAATTGCGAACTTCTGCTGATGGGCCGCAACAGTGCTGACTTTGCCGTTAGACTCGGAGCATCAACGCGAATCAAGGCTACCGGCCTCCTGCGCGACGCGGAGGTCTCCCAGCACATCTCCTCGTGCGATCTCATGTTGCAGCCGTACCCAGACGGCCTCAGTACCCGCCGCACAAGTCTTATGAACCCGCTGTCGCACGGAATAGCGGTAGTTACAAATAGTGGCCATCTCACCGAAGATTTCTGGCCTTCTACCGGCGCCGTTTGCCTTACAACTCCTTCTAACCTCGGCGCCGAGTGCTTGCGTCTTCTCTCCGATCCCAACGCTCGGTCAAACCTAGCTGAGCGCGGAGAACGTCTGTACCGGTCCCGCTTTGATTGGCCCCTCGTCGTATCCGCGCTAAGGTCATCGCCCGAGTCGCGGACTGCCGATGCAAAGTATTAA
- a CDS encoding glycosyltransferase family 4 protein — translation MRDKGPPRVLHIVPALFGAKGVLGGAERYALELAQHMADVVPTRLFTFGDADRAERVGNLDVRVVGNPWHVQGSRSNPFAFALFAEASRADVIHCHQQHILASSMAAAFANLASKKIFVTDLGGGGWDVSAYISTDRWYRGHLHISDYSRSVFNQEGKSWSHVILGGVDTKKFSPDATVARGSFALFVGRLLPHKGINYLVEAMPQDMPLEVIGQPMRDEFFRDLQKLASGKMVAFHHDCTDYDITQAYRSALCIVLPSVYRNLYGEETKVPELLGQTLLEGMACGTPAICTDVASMPEVVEDGVSGFVVPPNNPIALGERLNWLRNHPSEAAAMGRAARERVLTKFTWPAVVQRCLEIYAH, via the coding sequence ATGCGCGATAAGGGTCCGCCGCGCGTCCTGCACATAGTTCCAGCATTGTTCGGTGCCAAAGGCGTCTTAGGTGGAGCGGAACGCTACGCCCTCGAACTTGCACAACACATGGCCGATGTCGTTCCCACTCGTTTGTTCACCTTCGGAGATGCGGACAGAGCGGAGCGCGTGGGCAATCTCGACGTCCGTGTCGTCGGAAATCCCTGGCACGTTCAGGGCTCGCGCTCCAATCCATTTGCATTCGCGCTGTTTGCTGAAGCTTCTCGGGCCGACGTGATTCACTGCCACCAGCAGCACATTCTTGCCAGCAGCATGGCAGCGGCGTTTGCGAACCTTGCCTCGAAGAAGATTTTCGTTACCGATCTGGGTGGTGGCGGATGGGATGTGTCTGCCTACATAAGTACTGACCGGTGGTATCGCGGGCATCTACACATAAGCGATTACAGCCGAAGCGTTTTCAATCAGGAAGGCAAGTCCTGGTCTCATGTCATCCTCGGCGGCGTAGACACGAAAAAGTTTTCGCCCGACGCTACCGTGGCCCGGGGCAGTTTCGCCTTGTTTGTCGGTCGCCTTTTACCCCACAAGGGCATCAACTATCTCGTCGAAGCGATGCCTCAGGATATGCCGCTCGAAGTCATTGGACAGCCGATGCGAGACGAATTCTTTCGGGATCTACAAAAACTTGCATCCGGAAAGATGGTCGCCTTCCACCACGACTGCACCGACTACGACATCACGCAAGCTTATCGATCTGCTCTTTGCATCGTCCTTCCGAGCGTTTACCGCAATCTATACGGAGAGGAAACAAAGGTCCCAGAACTTCTTGGGCAGACTCTGCTCGAAGGAATGGCGTGCGGCACACCCGCGATTTGTACCGACGTCGCGAGTATGCCCGAGGTAGTGGAAGACGGAGTTTCCGGTTTCGTTGTGCCACCCAACAATCCAATAGCCCTCGGAGAGAGACTCAACTGGCTCCGAAACCATCCATCGGAGGCCGCGGCGATGGGCCGTGCTGCGCGGGAACGCGTGCTGACGAAGTTCACGTGGCCTGCGGTCGTGCAGCGCTGTCTGGAGATATACGCGCACTGA